The following coding sequences lie in one Pontibacter sp. G13 genomic window:
- a CDS encoding WecB/TagA/CpsF family glycosyltransferase codes for MLAASTLPTVEILNLPIHRVAFHTLVEELREGVVFTANVDHLMKVQSDQRFYEDYLAADFRLCDSRIVQWASGWVSDSPIEEQVAGSDLFPAFCRHHAVHPELDQRIFLLGSTPIRLERITQEMNDLAGRKLIVGAYSPPFGFEHDDAEKKHICELIAQSGAHTLAVGVGAPKQERWIMENRAHLPQVKLFFAIGATLDFMSGDLQRAPSWVSNMGLEWAWRMMQEPTRLVKRYLVDDLPFFSLIAKQRQGTYRNPWGQEAP; via the coding sequence ATGCTTGCAGCTTCTACGCTTCCCACCGTCGAAATCCTCAATCTCCCCATCCACCGGGTTGCATTCCATACCTTGGTGGAGGAACTGCGGGAAGGAGTGGTCTTTACGGCCAATGTAGATCATCTGATGAAGGTACAGTCAGATCAGAGGTTCTATGAAGACTATCTGGCCGCTGATTTTAGGCTTTGCGATAGTCGAATCGTCCAATGGGCCTCCGGTTGGGTGTCAGACTCCCCAATCGAGGAACAAGTGGCTGGCTCAGATCTGTTTCCTGCATTTTGCCGGCATCATGCCGTTCACCCGGAGTTGGATCAACGGATATTTCTACTGGGAAGCACGCCCATCCGGCTGGAGCGAATCACTCAGGAGATGAATGACTTGGCTGGAAGGAAGCTCATTGTAGGGGCTTATTCGCCTCCATTTGGGTTTGAGCATGACGATGCGGAAAAGAAACATATCTGCGAACTGATCGCGCAATCAGGTGCTCATACGCTTGCTGTAGGCGTTGGCGCACCCAAGCAAGAGAGATGGATCATGGAAAACCGTGCACACCTTCCGCAAGTGAAACTGTTTTTTGCCATTGGGGCCACCTTGGATTTTATGTCTGGCGATCTACAGCGAGCACCCAGTTGGGTGTCCAATATGGGGCTGGAATGGGCTTGGCGGATGATGCAGGAGCCTACTAGGCTGGTTAAGCGATATTTAGTGGATGATCTTCCCTTTTTTTCATTGATTGCCAAACAGCGTCAAGGAACTTACCGCAATCCATGGGGTCAGGAGGCTCCTTGA